In a genomic window of Myxococcus fulvus:
- a CDS encoding alkaline phosphatase family protein has protein sequence MIRALVLTLVLASLPAAARPPRLTLLITVDALGSDVLLRNRPRLQGGLGQLLDSGAYFPYARYGYAKCRTAPGHTTLATGANPWRHGIVDNRWWDRASGKLVYAFVDPAHPVLEAASKPGQDASPVNLMAETLADRLRMATQQRGKAVSLSLKSRAAIAMAGRLGQAWWFDEGSGKFVTGTWYAKEFPQWLQQLNARKIPDRYFGKTWELSRPRAEYVGEDDLPHEADSYGLGRVFPHPLTGGLKEPGTDFYKAFGVSPDSHEFLVEAAKAAIAGEGLGKDAVPDLLSVSFSGTDNVFHEYGPYSWEMQDTVLRLDKALGELISAAERAAGGRANLSIALVADHGGAAAPEEWAAAGLPAQRMHPKAISEGITAMVKERFGPDVTVAMEELDVYLGGPALTSGKVDGAQVRRAVVDWLMKQPIVVAAVTREELFSAPDPAGHLATLRKGYYPGRSGDVLYMLAPFQVVYYDAQGSTHGSPYSYDSQVPVVFAGKGVKPGTYMTEMDPVDVAPTLAALMEMGMPASTEGKPRAEILTGK, from the coding sequence ATGATTCGCGCCCTCGTCCTGACCTTGGTGCTGGCGTCGCTCCCCGCCGCCGCGCGTCCTCCCCGACTCACCCTGCTCATCACCGTGGACGCGCTCGGCAGCGACGTCCTCTTGCGCAACCGGCCCCGGCTCCAGGGCGGCTTGGGTCAACTGCTCGACAGTGGCGCCTACTTCCCGTACGCGCGCTATGGCTATGCGAAGTGCCGCACGGCGCCGGGCCACACCACGCTGGCCACCGGCGCCAACCCGTGGCGCCACGGCATCGTCGACAACCGCTGGTGGGACCGGGCCTCAGGCAAGCTCGTCTATGCGTTCGTGGACCCGGCGCACCCGGTGCTGGAGGCCGCGTCCAAGCCGGGCCAGGACGCGAGCCCCGTCAACCTGATGGCGGAGACACTGGCGGACCGGCTGCGCATGGCCACGCAGCAGCGCGGCAAGGCGGTGTCGCTGTCGCTCAAGTCGCGCGCGGCCATCGCCATGGCGGGGCGGCTGGGCCAGGCGTGGTGGTTCGACGAGGGCAGCGGCAAGTTCGTCACCGGCACCTGGTACGCGAAGGAGTTCCCGCAGTGGCTCCAGCAGCTCAACGCGCGGAAGATTCCGGACCGGTACTTCGGCAAGACGTGGGAGCTGTCGCGTCCGCGCGCCGAGTACGTGGGCGAGGATGACCTGCCCCACGAGGCGGACTCGTACGGCCTGGGCCGCGTGTTCCCCCACCCGCTCACGGGCGGGCTGAAGGAGCCGGGGACGGACTTCTACAAGGCGTTCGGCGTGTCACCGGACTCGCACGAGTTCCTCGTGGAGGCGGCGAAGGCGGCCATCGCCGGCGAGGGCCTGGGCAAGGACGCGGTGCCGGACCTGCTCTCGGTGAGCTTCAGCGGCACGGACAACGTGTTCCATGAGTACGGCCCGTACTCGTGGGAGATGCAGGACACGGTGCTGCGGTTGGACAAGGCGCTCGGGGAGCTCATCTCCGCGGCCGAGCGCGCGGCGGGAGGGCGCGCCAACCTGAGCATCGCGCTGGTGGCGGACCACGGCGGAGCGGCGGCGCCCGAGGAGTGGGCCGCGGCGGGGCTGCCCGCGCAGCGGATGCACCCGAAGGCCATCAGCGAGGGAATCACGGCGATGGTGAAGGAGCGCTTCGGGCCGGACGTCACCGTGGCGATGGAGGAGCTGGACGTGTACCTGGGGGGCCCCGCGCTGACGTCGGGCAAGGTGGATGGCGCCCAGGTGCGGCGCGCGGTGGTGGACTGGCTGATGAAGCAGCCCATCGTGGTGGCGGCGGTGACGCGCGAGGAGCTGTTCTCCGCGCCGGACCCGGCGGGCCACCTGGCCACGCTGCGCAAGGGCTACTACCCGGGTCGCAGCGGCGACGTGCTCTACATGCTGGCCCCCTTCCAGGTCGTCTACTACGACGCGCAGGGCAGCACGCACGGCTCGCCGTACTCGTACGACTCGCAGGTGCCGGTGGTGTTCGCGGGCAAGGGCGTCAAGCCGGGCACGTACATGACGGAGATGGACCCGGTGGACGTGGCGCCCACGCTCGCGGCGCTGATGGAGATGGGGATGCCCGCGTCGACGGAGGGCAAGCCCCGGGCGGAGATTCTCACCGGCAAGTGA
- a CDS encoding peptidoglycan DD-metalloendopeptidase family protein, whose protein sequence is MRPGISSRAARALLLLLSTVVMTGCVGPRASSAGTELSLVQETRTQAVSGDGAGASAASGEAPPPKSGAFPFALRSSHDEPELVAVRHRVAAGETVYRIAKTYGLTVDELKSANGIKDVRSLAVGQELTIPGVERRVPVEAPEALAAEADPEPVRTSVETPPRRGGPVVARREEPPRRPVSRPGARPRLATQGMIDWPLKGVLYGRFGKKGREPHDGIDLAAPSGTPVKTAQEGTVLYAGEQRGYGNIVIVEHENRLITLYAHNRDLRVRTGQKVRRSQVIATVGESGKTSGPHLHFELRLDGKPVDPLDYLGPMPSL, encoded by the coding sequence TTGAGGCCCGGCATCTCCAGTCGAGCGGCCAGGGCGCTCCTGTTGCTTCTGTCGACCGTCGTCATGACGGGCTGCGTGGGCCCCCGGGCGTCTTCAGCCGGGACGGAGCTCTCGCTGGTGCAGGAGACCAGGACGCAGGCCGTCTCGGGTGACGGAGCCGGTGCGTCCGCCGCGTCGGGAGAAGCGCCACCGCCGAAGTCGGGGGCGTTCCCGTTCGCGCTGCGGTCCTCGCACGATGAGCCGGAGCTGGTGGCCGTGCGCCACCGCGTGGCGGCGGGCGAGACGGTGTACCGCATCGCCAAGACGTACGGGCTCACGGTGGACGAGCTCAAGTCCGCCAACGGCATCAAGGACGTGCGCTCGCTGGCGGTGGGGCAGGAGCTGACGATTCCAGGCGTGGAGCGGCGCGTGCCGGTGGAGGCGCCGGAAGCGCTGGCGGCGGAGGCGGACCCGGAGCCGGTGCGCACGTCGGTGGAGACTCCGCCCCGTCGCGGCGGGCCGGTGGTGGCGCGGCGCGAGGAGCCGCCTCGTCGTCCAGTGTCGCGGCCTGGCGCGCGTCCCCGGCTGGCCACGCAAGGGATGATCGACTGGCCCCTCAAGGGCGTGCTGTACGGGCGCTTCGGGAAGAAGGGCCGCGAGCCGCATGACGGCATCGACCTGGCGGCGCCCTCGGGGACGCCGGTGAAGACGGCGCAGGAGGGCACGGTGCTCTACGCCGGCGAGCAGCGTGGCTACGGCAACATCGTCATCGTCGAGCACGAGAACCGGCTCATCACGCTGTACGCCCACAACCGCGACTTGCGCGTGCGCACGGGGCAAAAGGTCCGCCGCTCGCAGGTCATCGCGACGGTGGGGGAGTCCGGCAAGACGTCCGGTCCGCACCTGCACTTCGAGCTGCGACTGGATGGGAAGCCGGTGGACCCGCTCGACTACCTGGGGCCGATGCCCAGCCTGTGA
- the nadC gene encoding carboxylating nicotinate-nucleotide diphosphorylase, with the protein MQQDYLDRLIDLALDEDLGAAGDVTSQALIPPDAEGSAELVAKEQLVLAGLEAFTRVFHKVDPDVEVELVRQDGQEIKPKVVAARCHGRLRSLLAAERTALNLVQRAAGIATLAQQAMTSVRGSKMQVLDTRKTPPGMRVLAKDAVRMGGATNHRFGLFDGVLIKDNHIAAVGGSISEALKRAKANGPRLCKIEIEVTNLKQLAEALEGGADVVMLDNMDDAQIREAVKLAGGRVPLEVSGGVTLDRLPRLAKMGVDFVSMGALTHSARAMDLSLEITSTKKPRRPRATPTQG; encoded by the coding sequence GTGCAGCAGGATTACCTGGATCGGCTCATCGACCTCGCCCTCGACGAAGACCTGGGGGCGGCGGGAGACGTCACCTCGCAAGCGCTCATCCCTCCCGACGCGGAGGGAAGCGCTGAGCTGGTCGCCAAGGAGCAGTTGGTCCTCGCGGGCTTGGAGGCCTTCACGCGCGTCTTCCACAAGGTCGACCCGGACGTCGAGGTGGAGCTGGTCCGCCAGGACGGCCAGGAGATCAAACCCAAGGTCGTGGCCGCCCGGTGTCACGGGCGGCTGCGCTCCCTGCTCGCCGCCGAGCGCACCGCGCTCAACCTCGTGCAGCGCGCCGCCGGCATCGCCACCCTGGCTCAGCAGGCGATGACGTCGGTGCGTGGCTCGAAGATGCAGGTGCTGGATACGCGCAAGACGCCGCCGGGCATGCGCGTGCTGGCCAAGGATGCCGTCCGCATGGGCGGCGCCACCAACCACCGCTTCGGCCTCTTCGATGGCGTCCTCATCAAGGACAACCACATCGCGGCGGTGGGCGGCTCCATCTCCGAGGCGCTCAAGCGCGCCAAGGCGAATGGCCCGCGCCTGTGCAAGATTGAAATCGAGGTCACCAACCTCAAGCAGCTCGCGGAGGCCCTGGAGGGTGGGGCGGACGTGGTGATGCTCGACAACATGGACGACGCGCAGATTCGCGAGGCCGTGAAGCTCGCGGGGGGCCGCGTCCCGCTCGAGGTCTCCGGTGGCGTCACGTTGGACCGGCTGCCCCGGCTGGCGAAGATGGGCGTGGACTTCGTCTCCATGGGCGCGCTGACGCACTCGGCGCGGGCCATGGACCTGTCGCTGGAGATCACCAGCACCAAGAAGCCGCGCCGTCCGCGCGCGACGCCCACGCAGGGCTGA
- a CDS encoding ADP-ribosylglycohydrolase family protein, with protein sequence MPPPRRRNAPQGPDPLLAQRRRGALLGLAVGNALAVPTAHRPLHAPAFPTLADGLYTAMSGGGPQQLRKGQVTEEVHLACALGHSLRDFKRYDAADALRRYRAWQPHAFDVSEPLKEVFEECQSGLPPLGAGRRVWLRGHRKAVGAGSLARVAPLGVYLASDPKARTQASLEDSALTHYDPRCQLACAGLTAAIAKAVTSGAELKLEEVLTAAESGLLLAGAALGRSAPDYVQEVAFAQQLLREDLARARDDDPRLYGPELHVHRAQHAIHVAFRLAFWELLHAPTAQAALIDVIHRGGDTEVHGAVTGALVGAFHGEEALPAEWRKHVLEALSTQKGPLWDVYHPRHLLGLVAT encoded by the coding sequence ATGCCGCCGCCCCGTCGCCGCAATGCCCCTCAGGGGCCTGATCCGCTCCTCGCCCAGCGACGCAGGGGCGCCCTGCTGGGACTCGCCGTGGGCAACGCCCTCGCGGTTCCCACCGCGCACCGGCCCCTCCACGCGCCCGCCTTCCCCACCCTGGCGGACGGCCTCTACACCGCGATGTCCGGTGGAGGACCCCAGCAGCTGCGCAAGGGCCAGGTGACGGAGGAGGTCCACCTGGCCTGCGCGCTGGGCCACAGCCTGCGGGACTTCAAGCGGTACGACGCGGCGGATGCCCTGCGCCGCTACCGCGCCTGGCAGCCCCACGCCTTCGACGTCAGCGAGCCCCTCAAGGAAGTGTTCGAGGAGTGCCAGTCCGGTCTGCCACCGCTCGGCGCGGGCCGCCGCGTGTGGCTCCGGGGCCATCGCAAGGCCGTGGGCGCTGGCAGCCTCGCGCGCGTCGCCCCCCTGGGCGTCTACCTGGCGAGCGACCCGAAGGCCCGCACCCAGGCCTCACTCGAGGACTCCGCCCTCACCCACTACGACCCCCGCTGCCAGCTCGCCTGCGCGGGCCTCACCGCCGCCATCGCCAAGGCCGTCACCAGCGGCGCGGAGCTCAAGCTCGAGGAGGTGCTCACCGCGGCGGAGTCCGGCCTGCTCCTGGCGGGCGCGGCGCTCGGACGCTCCGCGCCCGACTACGTCCAGGAGGTGGCCTTCGCCCAGCAGCTCCTGCGCGAGGACCTGGCGCGCGCCCGGGACGACGACCCGCGTCTGTACGGCCCGGAGCTGCACGTGCACCGCGCCCAGCACGCCATCCACGTCGCCTTCCGGCTGGCCTTCTGGGAGCTCTTGCACGCGCCCACCGCCCAGGCCGCCCTCATCGACGTCATCCACCGGGGGGGCGACACGGAGGTCCACGGCGCCGTCACCGGCGCGCTGGTGGGCGCCTTCCACGGCGAGGAGGCCCTGCCCGCCGAGTGGAGGAAGCACGTGCTGGAGGCCCTCTCCACCCAGAAGGGCCCCCTGTGGGACGTCTACCACCCCCGCCACCTGCTGGGGCTCGTGGCCACCTGA
- the glpX gene encoding class II fructose-bisphosphatase has protein sequence MDRNLAMEVVRVTEMAAIASARLMGRGDKNESDQAAVDAMRRAFDALHIDGTIVIGEGERDEAPMLYIGEKVGRRADGDPAVDIALDPLEGTNLCAYGRPGSITVVAMASKGGLLNAPDTYMEKLAVGPRARGAIDLRKSATENLRTIAEKMKVYVSDLTVVVLDRERHQDLIKEIRAAGARIRLIEDGDVAGAIATCFEGTGVDVLMGTGGAPEGVIAAAAIRATGGDMQGRLVPRNPGEIERAKKMGITDMSKIYAAEELARGEVMFAATGVTSGDFLKGVRFFGGGCETHSVVMRSKTSTVRFIQSLHKFDKKPGYASI, from the coding sequence ATGGATCGCAACCTGGCAATGGAGGTGGTGCGCGTCACCGAGATGGCGGCCATCGCCTCCGCCCGCCTGATGGGCCGTGGGGACAAGAACGAGTCGGACCAGGCCGCCGTGGACGCGATGCGCCGCGCCTTCGACGCGCTGCACATCGACGGCACCATCGTCATCGGCGAGGGCGAGCGCGACGAGGCGCCCATGCTCTACATCGGCGAGAAGGTGGGCCGCCGCGCCGACGGTGACCCGGCGGTGGACATCGCGTTGGACCCGCTCGAGGGCACCAACCTGTGCGCCTACGGCCGTCCGGGCTCCATCACCGTGGTGGCCATGGCCAGCAAGGGCGGGCTGCTCAACGCGCCGGACACGTACATGGAGAAGCTGGCCGTGGGGCCCCGGGCCCGGGGCGCCATCGACCTGCGCAAGAGCGCCACGGAGAACCTTCGCACCATCGCGGAGAAGATGAAGGTCTACGTGTCGGACCTCACCGTGGTAGTGCTGGACCGCGAGCGGCACCAGGACCTCATCAAGGAGATCCGCGCCGCGGGCGCGCGCATCCGGCTCATCGAGGACGGTGACGTCGCGGGCGCCATCGCCACGTGTTTCGAGGGCACGGGCGTGGACGTGCTGATGGGAACGGGCGGCGCCCCCGAGGGCGTCATCGCGGCGGCGGCCATCCGCGCCACCGGCGGCGACATGCAGGGCCGGCTGGTGCCCCGCAACCCGGGCGAAATCGAGCGCGCGAAGAAGATGGGCATCACCGACATGTCCAAGATCTACGCGGCGGAGGAGCTGGCCCGGGGTGAGGTGATGTTCGCGGCCACGGGCGTCACCAGCGGCGACTTCCTCAAGGGCGTGCGCTTCTTCGGCGGCGGCTGCGAGACGCACTCGGTGGTGATGCGCAGCAAGACGAGCACCGTGCGCTTCATCCAGTCCCTGCACAAGTTCGACAAGAAGCCGGGATACGCTTCCATCTAG
- the lexA gene encoding transcriptional repressor LexA, whose translation MEELTDRQREILSFIVKETETRGFPPTIREIGEHMDIRSTNGVNDHLKALERKGYLNRGEQQSRSLVPTKRARLLLGLGAKRDAGMVEVPLLGKVAAGAPLLAQEHMEDSVKIDSFLLGGVNGREVFALRVKGQSMIDDGIHDGDYLFVKKTPAAQPGDIVVALIEDEATVKRYYPEGDRIRFQPANATMQPIYVSRTEFRSTMILGLVVGVYRKMQGGRA comes from the coding sequence ATGGAAGAGCTGACGGACCGCCAGCGCGAGATTCTCAGCTTCATCGTGAAGGAGACGGAGACTCGCGGATTCCCGCCCACCATCCGGGAGATTGGCGAGCACATGGACATCCGCTCCACCAACGGGGTGAACGACCACCTCAAGGCCCTGGAGCGCAAGGGCTACCTGAACCGGGGCGAGCAGCAGAGCCGCTCGCTGGTGCCCACCAAGCGGGCCCGGCTGCTGCTGGGCCTGGGCGCCAAGCGCGACGCGGGCATGGTGGAGGTCCCCCTGCTGGGCAAGGTGGCCGCCGGCGCGCCGCTGCTCGCGCAGGAGCACATGGAGGACTCGGTCAAGATCGACAGCTTCCTGTTGGGAGGCGTCAACGGCCGGGAGGTCTTCGCCCTGCGGGTGAAGGGCCAGTCCATGATTGACGACGGCATCCACGACGGCGACTACCTCTTCGTGAAGAAGACGCCGGCCGCCCAGCCGGGCGACATCGTGGTGGCGCTCATTGAGGACGAGGCCACGGTGAAGCGCTACTACCCGGAAGGCGACCGCATCCGCTTCCAGCCGGCGAACGCGACCATGCAGCCCATCTACGTGAGCCGCACGGAGTTCCGCTCGACCATGATTCTGGGACTGGTCGTCGGCGTGTACCGGAAGATGCAGGGCGGACGCGCGTAA
- a CDS encoding type II toxin-antitoxin system RatA family toxin has translation MPGATRTIVINAPIEKVFDVITQYERYPEFLPEVKEIRTANRKGDTVDVHYKVDVMKTVRYSIRVVEERPRRMAWTFIEGEVMKDNKGSWLLEAEGEGKTRATYNVEMALGLLVPKAVVNALVDTSLPKMLDAFKKRAEAP, from the coding sequence ATGCCTGGCGCCACGCGGACCATCGTCATCAACGCCCCCATCGAGAAGGTGTTCGACGTCATCACGCAGTACGAGCGCTACCCGGAGTTCCTCCCGGAGGTGAAGGAGATCCGCACCGCCAACCGCAAGGGCGACACCGTCGACGTCCACTACAAGGTCGACGTGATGAAGACCGTCCGCTACTCCATCCGCGTGGTGGAGGAGCGCCCGCGCCGCATGGCCTGGACCTTCATCGAGGGCGAGGTCATGAAGGACAACAAGGGCAGCTGGCTGCTGGAGGCCGAGGGCGAGGGCAAGACGCGCGCGACCTACAACGTGGAGATGGCCCTGGGCCTGCTGGTGCCCAAGGCCGTCGTCAACGCCCTGGTGGACACGTCGCTGCCCAAGATGCTGGACGCCTTCAAGAAGCGCGCGGAAGCACCCTGA
- a CDS encoding tetratricopeptide repeat protein — protein MFQRLRAFPLIALLAAAACDERPTVTPKDHAEGLYVKGTAEYLQGQFTAALASFDEMQKLAPEDPRLPAARGEVYLSMGKIAEAATEFEAALKLEPKRSTNWSRLGFVQAQLGRTEEAMSSLRKAIGLYPNDANALEQLGEIHFKKGEHEEAVRHFILASNVASHLAAKSELILRAVDVMTKQGREPEVLALVQKSANEGVRTAGVLTTLGDSLVRAKKLPEAAAAYQEAASKSPRDPTLWELVGTIHLQLDKPGDAIAAYKESLRVKDRAIVHVALARIQLAMKSKEGAEQELAAALETVQGNDVRELRELADLLVTMERKSDALRILGNLSAEKDMAKDAELHLTTARLARDLKDVALQQTACARALAADPAVKKCP, from the coding sequence ATGTTCCAGCGCCTGCGTGCCTTCCCGCTGATTGCCCTGCTCGCCGCCGCCGCGTGCGACGAGCGCCCCACGGTGACGCCCAAGGACCACGCGGAGGGCCTCTACGTCAAAGGCACCGCCGAGTACCTCCAGGGCCAGTTCACCGCCGCGCTCGCGTCCTTCGACGAGATGCAGAAGCTGGCCCCGGAGGACCCCCGGCTGCCCGCCGCCCGAGGCGAGGTCTACCTCTCCATGGGGAAGATCGCCGAGGCCGCCACCGAGTTCGAGGCCGCCCTCAAGCTGGAGCCCAAGCGCTCCACCAACTGGAGCCGCCTGGGCTTCGTCCAGGCCCAGCTGGGTCGCACCGAAGAGGCCATGAGCTCGCTGCGCAAGGCCATCGGCCTGTATCCCAACGACGCCAACGCGCTGGAGCAGCTGGGCGAAATCCACTTCAAGAAGGGCGAGCACGAGGAGGCCGTCCGTCACTTCATCCTCGCCTCCAACGTCGCCTCCCACCTCGCGGCGAAGTCCGAGCTCATCCTGCGCGCCGTCGACGTGATGACGAAGCAGGGGCGCGAGCCGGAGGTCCTCGCGCTGGTGCAGAAGTCCGCCAACGAGGGGGTGCGCACCGCGGGCGTGCTCACCACGCTGGGGGACTCACTCGTGCGCGCCAAGAAGCTGCCCGAGGCCGCCGCCGCCTACCAGGAGGCCGCCAGCAAGTCCCCGAGGGACCCGACGCTGTGGGAGCTGGTCGGCACCATCCACCTGCAGCTCGACAAGCCGGGCGACGCCATCGCCGCCTACAAGGAGTCCCTGCGCGTGAAGGACCGCGCCATCGTCCACGTGGCGCTGGCGCGCATCCAGCTCGCGATGAAGAGCAAGGAGGGCGCGGAGCAGGAGCTCGCCGCCGCGCTCGAGACCGTGCAGGGCAACGACGTGCGCGAGCTGCGCGAGCTGGCGGACCTGCTCGTCACCATGGAGCGCAAGTCGGATGCGCTGCGCATCCTCGGCAACCTGAGCGCCGAGAAGGACATGGCGAAGGACGCGGAGCTCCACCTCACCACGGCGCGCCTCGCGCGGGACCTGAAGGACGTCGCGCTCCAGCAGACCGCGTGTGCCCGCGCGCTGGCCGCGGACCCCGCCGTGAAGAAGTGCCCCTGA
- a CDS encoding acyl-CoA thioesterase, with the protein MVEARLRVIYGDTDQMGVVYYANYFRYFEFARSEFFRARGGSYRELEGSGLMLPVAEASCAYKAPARYDDVLVIRASVSELRRASVVFTYELFREGEPRTLLCTGRTLHACVGRDGKPTRLPESVARLLENPNAGP; encoded by the coding sequence ATGGTCGAGGCCCGACTTCGCGTCATCTACGGCGACACCGATCAGATGGGTGTCGTCTACTACGCGAACTACTTCCGCTACTTCGAGTTCGCCCGGAGCGAGTTCTTCCGCGCGCGCGGTGGCAGCTACCGGGAGCTGGAGGGCTCCGGGTTGATGCTGCCCGTGGCGGAGGCGAGCTGCGCGTACAAGGCGCCCGCGCGCTACGACGACGTGCTCGTCATCCGCGCGAGCGTGAGCGAGTTGCGGCGGGCCTCGGTCGTGTTCACCTACGAGCTTTTTCGCGAGGGCGAGCCGCGCACGTTGCTGTGCACCGGTCGTACCCTCCACGCGTGCGTGGGGCGCGACGGCAAGCCCACGCGGTTGCCGGAGTCCGTGGCCCGGCTGCTGGAAAATCCGAACGCAGGACCTTGA
- a CDS encoding alpha/beta fold hydrolase — translation MKGTAGELYVDDGGVGGLPVVFVHSSAGSTKHWRAQLEHLRTSRRALALDLRGHGRSELTQATDATVEDFASDVAVVVDGLKLERFVLVGHSLGGAVCAAYAAANPSRVAGLLLLDPASDGRQIPAEQAQGLMAVLASDAWLSVVEEYWAPMLAPSSEDVRAQVLGGLRATPQRAVRSGLGSLLTFDPVTALRAYPGPKLSVVTAHNQGPDAYQHLVSELPSLEVEPVTGHWLQLDAPVWVNGVLDRFLATTR, via the coding sequence ATGAAGGGCACGGCGGGTGAGCTGTACGTGGATGATGGTGGCGTGGGTGGGCTTCCGGTGGTGTTCGTCCACTCCAGCGCCGGAAGCACGAAGCACTGGCGCGCGCAGCTGGAGCACCTGCGCACGTCGCGTCGCGCGCTCGCGCTGGACCTGCGGGGCCACGGCCGGTCCGAGCTCACGCAGGCCACGGACGCCACCGTCGAGGACTTCGCCTCGGACGTGGCCGTCGTGGTGGATGGGTTGAAGCTGGAGCGGTTCGTGCTCGTCGGCCACAGCCTGGGCGGCGCGGTGTGCGCGGCGTATGCGGCGGCGAACCCCTCGCGCGTGGCGGGTCTGCTGCTGCTGGACCCGGCCTCCGACGGTCGCCAGATTCCCGCCGAGCAGGCCCAGGGGTTGATGGCGGTGCTGGCCTCGGACGCGTGGCTGTCCGTCGTGGAGGAGTACTGGGCGCCGATGCTCGCGCCGTCCAGCGAGGACGTCCGGGCACAGGTGCTCGGAGGCCTGCGCGCAACCCCGCAGCGCGCGGTGCGCTCCGGACTGGGCTCGCTGTTGACCTTCGACCCGGTGACGGCGCTGCGGGCCTACCCGGGGCCCAAGCTGTCGGTGGTGACGGCGCACAACCAGGGCCCGGACGCGTACCAGCACCTGGTGTCCGAGTTGCCGTCCCTCGAGGTGGAACCCGTCACCGGACACTGGCTCCAGCTCGATGCGCCTGTGTGGGTGAATGGCGTCCTGGACCGGTTCCTCGCGACCACACGTTGA
- the surE gene encoding 5'/3'-nucleotidase SurE — translation MRKPRILVSNDDGYFSEGLQALVEAVTPLGEVWVVAPDREQSAASHAISLHRPLRIKEVRERWFAIDGTPTDCAYLAIVHLLKDDRPTLMVSGINHGSNLAEDVTYSGTVAAAMEGALLGVPAIAFSLVARGTFDFAPAARFARALVTEALSRPLPKRMLLNVNIPGGVEPEGYSVTRLGRHSYGYGVVEKEDPRGRKYYWIGGSEYQHEDIPGSDCNAVHLAKRVSVTPLHLDLTDHGRIEDLGGWKLQGFARHEPDGA, via the coding sequence ATGCGGAAACCGCGGATTCTCGTATCCAACGACGACGGCTATTTCTCCGAGGGACTCCAGGCGCTGGTGGAGGCGGTGACGCCGCTGGGAGAGGTCTGGGTGGTGGCGCCGGACCGCGAGCAGAGCGCCGCGTCCCACGCCATCTCCCTGCACCGGCCCCTGCGCATCAAGGAGGTGCGTGAGCGGTGGTTCGCCATCGACGGGACGCCGACCGACTGCGCTTATCTGGCCATCGTCCATCTCCTGAAGGATGATCGCCCCACGCTCATGGTGTCCGGCATCAACCACGGTTCGAATCTGGCCGAAGACGTCACCTACTCGGGGACGGTCGCGGCGGCGATGGAAGGGGCCCTCTTGGGGGTGCCCGCCATCGCGTTCAGCCTCGTGGCGCGGGGCACGTTCGACTTCGCGCCAGCGGCCCGGTTCGCCCGCGCGCTGGTGACGGAGGCGCTGTCGCGTCCGTTGCCCAAGCGGATGCTGCTCAACGTGAACATCCCGGGTGGGGTGGAGCCGGAGGGCTACAGCGTCACGCGGCTGGGGCGCCACTCGTACGGCTACGGCGTGGTGGAGAAGGAAGACCCTCGCGGCCGGAAGTACTACTGGATTGGCGGCAGCGAGTATCAGCACGAGGACATCCCGGGCAGCGACTGCAACGCCGTGCACCTGGCGAAGCGGGTGTCGGTGACGCCGCTGCACCTGGACCTGACGGACCATGGTCGCATCGAGGACCTGGGCGGGTGGAAACTCCAGGGCTTCGCTCGACACGAGCCGGATGGTGCCTAG
- a CDS encoding helix-turn-helix transcriptional regulator, with amino-acid sequence MRLVDFLRGREATTVGEIASALEVSERTVHRDLATLREQGLPIASDTGPGGGVRLERDRGVTAVHLSVEEVVSLWLMASLSSTGNALPWGDAARSGLDKLFASVPRERARSMRELCRRVVVGKPATERVLAELGTPPRELLAVFEQAFREQVCLSFDYVDRHGKKSRRCVEPHGLLVEAPVWYVLARDVEKSAARMFRMDRIQRPRRVPGRHFTPDMEGLQAQALAQKGKGPEQ; translated from the coding sequence ATGCGCCTGGTGGACTTCCTGCGAGGGCGCGAGGCCACCACCGTGGGGGAGATTGCCTCCGCGTTGGAGGTGAGCGAGCGCACCGTCCATCGGGACCTCGCCACGCTGCGCGAGCAGGGCCTGCCCATCGCCAGCGACACGGGCCCGGGAGGCGGCGTGCGCCTGGAGCGGGACAGGGGCGTCACCGCCGTCCATCTGTCCGTGGAGGAGGTCGTCTCGCTGTGGCTGATGGCGAGCCTGTCCTCGACGGGGAACGCGCTGCCGTGGGGGGACGCGGCGCGCTCGGGGCTCGACAAGCTCTTCGCCAGCGTGCCGAGGGAGCGCGCACGCAGCATGCGCGAGCTCTGCCGGCGCGTGGTGGTGGGGAAGCCCGCGACGGAGCGGGTGCTGGCCGAGCTGGGGACGCCGCCCCGGGAGCTGCTCGCCGTGTTCGAGCAGGCCTTCCGCGAGCAGGTGTGCCTGTCCTTCGACTACGTGGACCGGCACGGGAAGAAGAGCCGCCGCTGCGTGGAGCCGCACGGGCTGCTCGTCGAGGCGCCTGTCTGGTACGTGCTCGCGCGCGACGTGGAGAAGTCCGCGGCGCGGATGTTCCGGATGGACCGCATCCAGCGGCCCCGGCGCGTGCCCGGGCGCCACTTCACGCCCGACATGGAGGGGCTGCAGGCCCAGGCCCTCGCCCAGAAAGGCAAGGGCCCGGAGCAGTGA